In Populus nigra chromosome 10, ddPopNigr1.1, whole genome shotgun sequence, the following proteins share a genomic window:
- the LOC133705736 gene encoding protein disulfide isomerase-like 1-3, which produces MSRAARISLFLFTSILLLFTILWFSPVSHLPSSLPLVLSFFKHQEGTFIFESNTHKGVYYDEGLENQGTSSWPENPVVDEKDVVVLTEKNFGDFIATNPYVMVEFYAPWCYWSRKLAPAYSAAATLLKGEAVLAKVDATVEMGLGRKYEIQGYPSLLLFAGGIQKSNYYGERTRDAIATWMRQKVVQTVSTTEEANRILRTNSVIVMGFLDTLEGSDTKELTAASRLHADINFYQTDNVDVARLFRIDPQIKPPALVMLKWEAANRSHVGFDGQFTESEISDFVSTNNFQFTKSEISDSVSTNNAPSVITFTVDDASRILGNPMKQLWLFSTKYSLELISTFEEAAKAFRNKLVFVYVETDGTNLGLGANLAFQFGVPEGSPRVVACMANGAKYLYHGEMTFDGIKSFAEEFLEDNLSIHSVPISKSALRLPSDSHQSSPTLFSRVNYI; this is translated from the exons ATGTCAAGAGCTGCAagaatctctctctttctcttcacttcaATCCTTCTTCTCTTCACCATCTTATGGTTTTCGCCTGTCTCCCATCTTCCATCATCACTTCCGCTAGTTCTTTCATTCTTTAAACACCAGGAAGGCACCTTCATCTTTGAAAGCAACACCCACAAGGGTGTCTATTATGATGAGGGTCTTGAGAATCAAGGGACTAGCTCTTGGCCAGAGAATCCAGTGGTTGATGAGAAGGATGTGGTGGTGCTCACAGAGAAGAACTTCGGTGATTTCATTGCTACAAATCCGTATGTGATGGTGGAGTTCTATGCACCATGGTGCTATTGGAGTCGTAAGTTGGCACCAGCATACTCTGCTGCTGCTACCCTACTGAAAGGTGAGGCCGTGCTTGCAAAAGTTGATGCTACAGTAGAAATGGGGCTGGGAAGGAAGTATGAAATTCAGGGGTATCCTTCTCTGCTTTTATTTGCTGGTGGAATTCAAAAGTCTAACTATTATGGTGAAAGGACCAG AGATGCTATTGCAACTTGGATGAGGCAGAAAGTTGTTCAAACTGTATCAACAACAGAGGAGGCTAATAGGATATTGAGGACTAATTCTGTGATCGTAATGGGATTCCTTGACACTTTAGAG GGTTCAGATACCAAGGAGCTTACTGCTGCTTCCAGACTGCATGCCGATATCAATTTCTATCAAACTGATAATGTTGATGTTGCAAGGCTGTTTCGCATTGACCCACAAATCAAACCTCCTGCTTTAGTCATGCTGAAATGGGAGGCTGCAAATCGTAGCCATGTTGGTTTTG ACGGTCAATTCACCGAATCAGAAATATCTGACTTTGTATCCACTAACAACTTTCAATTCACCAAATCAGAGATATCTGACTCTGTATCCACAAACAACGCTCCTTCGGTGATCACTTTTACGGTAGACGATGCTTCACGTATTTTAGGCAATCCTATGAAACAG CTGTGGctattttcaacaaaatattcGTTGGAGCTGATATCCACATTTGAAGAGGCAGCAAAAGCTTTCAGAAACAAG CTTGTATTTGTCTATGTGGAGACTGATGGTACAAATTTGGGACTTGGAGCAAACCTTGCTTTTCAATTTGGAGTGCCTGAAGGTTCACCAAGA GTTGTAGCTTGCATGGCTAATGGTGCCAAGTATCTATATCATGGTGAAATGACCTTTGATGGTATTAAG TCATTTGCTGAAGAGTTTCTGGAAGATAATCTTTCAATCCATTCAGTTCCAATTTCAAAGTCAGCTCTTCGACTTCCGTCAGATTCTCATCAATCCAGTCCGACATTGTTTTCACGTGTAAACTATATATAG
- the LOC133705737 gene encoding uncharacterized protein LOC133705737, translated as MAVPPFRLRTPEVCREAVVLSMEITILLGGALLFYTILLILQQIFSYTGVILLSIAAIVLLTQDHSSNSSLPITTARKLMEISKQLCHIVGSITNKLCEEPITNYPHLERRCSGTIAIWTGYVAYAGLLIQVLLRYPVSLDTFFAGGLIAIAVCANHTFLFSCMWDSIKRKSLGQNLDQADSMNKVDENELKGVKAKCDEDRQRWEEEKKDLTEQLNMAKSKLSEKEKAYSMFGNFNWD; from the exons ATGGCGGTGCCACCATTTAGGTTAAGAACCCCTGAAGTCTGCAGGGAGGCTGTTGTTCTTTCCATGGAGATAACAATCCTTCTTGGCGGCGCTTTGCTTTTCTATACAATTCTTCTCATTCTACAACAAATCTTTTCTTACACTGGGGTGATATTACTTTCGATAGCAGCGATTGTTCTGCTGACTCAGGATCACAGTAGCAATAGCAGTCTGCCTATCACTACCGCACGCAAATTGATGGAAATTAGCAAGCAACTATGCCACATTGTCGGGTCCATCACAAATAAATTATGTGAGGAGCCTATTACAAATTACCCTCATTTGGAGAGAAGATGCTCAGGGACCATTGCTATATGGACGGGCTATGTAGCTTATGCTGGTCTTCTGATTCAAGTACTTTTAAGATATCCTGTATCATTAGACACTTTTTTTGCTGGTGGGTTAATTGCCATTGCTGTTTGTGCAAACCatacatttttgttttcttgcatgTGGGATTCAATAAAGAGGAAGAGTCTCGGTCAAAATCTTGATCAGGCTGACAGCATGAACAAG GTTGAtgaaaatgaactgaagggAGTAAAAGCTAAATGTGATGAAGATCGGCAAAGGtgggaagaggagaagaaggatCTTACAGAACAGCTTAACATGGCAAAATCAAAACTTAGCGAAAAGGAGAAAGCTTATAGCATGTTCGGAAACTTTAACTGGGATTAA